The Pseudomonas asiatica genome has a segment encoding these proteins:
- a CDS encoding DUF4123 domain-containing protein has product MSLHQQLSEGSLYTGVVSASLFVLAEASANPGLLGRLEFHSTRHQCLWHLDHHTGLEKHAPLLFQLTAGSELDAWLGGLDGAFACTVAETTLSLEALARHLRRFGKVQEGRRRYFMRLGDPRSLSFYVGSLVHQPDTLARLFDHGRIRRLYFHDSRTGLALCAQPLFEQTESSIEREGCLAWLPLRHEVPA; this is encoded by the coding sequence ATGAGCCTGCACCAGCAATTAAGCGAAGGCAGCCTGTACACGGGTGTCGTCAGTGCAAGCCTGTTCGTGCTTGCCGAAGCGTCGGCCAATCCGGGCCTGCTGGGCAGGCTCGAGTTTCATTCCACCCGACACCAATGCCTATGGCACCTGGACCATCACACCGGGCTGGAGAAGCATGCGCCATTACTGTTCCAGCTGACAGCAGGCAGCGAACTGGATGCCTGGCTTGGCGGCCTGGACGGGGCCTTCGCCTGTACTGTCGCCGAGACCACTCTGTCCCTCGAAGCCCTCGCGCGGCACCTGCGTCGCTTTGGCAAAGTCCAGGAAGGCCGACGTCGGTACTTCATGAGGCTTGGTGACCCTCGGTCGTTAAGCTTCTACGTCGGCTCACTGGTACACCAGCCAGACACCCTGGCCCGGCTGTTCGATCACGGACGCATACGCAGGCTCTACTTTCACGATTCACGAACCGGGCTTGCACTTTGCGCACAGCCGCTGTTCGAGCAAACAGAAAGCAGCATCGAACGGGAAGGCTGCCTGGCCTGGCTGCCATTGCGCCACGAGGTCCCTGCATGA
- a CDS encoding type VI secretion system Vgr family protein: protein MYRQSDLRFSFQPLAGDIQFEVISFELDEAISAPFQLKLELISHEDEVDFGKLLDKPVLFTIWQHERPLRYVHGVTSSFSQGETGFYRTRYHALVEPLLARGGLRSNWRIFQQKTVPQILEIMLKRQCILHFELHIFGDHQVREFCVQAGETDLDFIARLADEEGFIYRFEHTPKQHLLVITDRLLALGQISRGAIKSEDDDEGLPEEDDVGPVQVLYRANSGGDQARPCLRRLRYSEQVRTARQVQRDYTFTNPQYRQEHRADDSAIAHQSRDYERFDYPGRYKRDVVGVPFTATRLTALRHDARIAEVEGDDVRLQPGLSFTLIEHPRKDLNTHWRVMRVHHEGSQFTSLQEEAAGAEQGTRYSQEAVLVPGRIEWRPAPLDKPRIDGPHMATVVGPPGEEIYCDEWGRVKVSFPWDRESRNNEFSSCWVRVSQGWAGGSWGSMAIPRIGQDVIIQYVNADPDQPMITGRTYCGDQLPPYELPEHKTRMTIKSQTHKGNGFNELRFEDELGRQEVYVHAERNMNTKVKHDQTLNVGNDRATATGRDQNTSIARDETIDTGRDRRDHVHQDRFTSIDRNDIHTIGNTSRITIAADHSLSIGGNQSLVIEGTRAIEARTAQRLLTRYYMLQGTERIHIRGPSGKIILDTNGITIEAPNIHFKGNVTYQTPVQAQVEAIEAAIREGSPLIEECPFAGKDDA from the coding sequence ATGTACCGACAATCTGATCTGCGCTTCAGCTTTCAACCCTTGGCTGGCGACATTCAATTCGAGGTGATTTCATTCGAACTCGACGAAGCCATCAGCGCACCATTCCAGTTGAAGCTGGAGCTGATCAGTCACGAAGATGAAGTCGACTTCGGTAAGTTGCTCGACAAGCCGGTACTGTTCACGATCTGGCAGCACGAACGCCCACTGCGCTACGTGCACGGCGTGACAAGCAGCTTCAGCCAAGGTGAAACGGGCTTTTATCGCACCCGTTACCATGCCTTGGTCGAGCCCCTCCTGGCCCGCGGCGGGTTGCGTTCGAACTGGCGAATCTTCCAGCAGAAAACCGTGCCGCAGATTCTCGAAATCATGCTCAAGCGCCAGTGCATCCTTCATTTCGAGTTGCACATTTTTGGCGACCATCAGGTGCGCGAGTTCTGCGTACAGGCCGGTGAAACAGACCTCGACTTCATCGCCCGCCTGGCGGATGAAGAGGGTTTCATCTATCGCTTCGAGCACACGCCAAAACAACACCTGCTGGTCATCACCGACCGACTGCTGGCGCTGGGGCAGATCAGCCGAGGCGCGATCAAGAGCGAAGACGACGATGAAGGGCTTCCTGAAGAGGACGACGTCGGCCCCGTCCAGGTGCTGTACCGCGCCAACAGCGGTGGTGATCAGGCCAGGCCTTGCCTGCGCCGCCTGCGCTACAGCGAGCAGGTACGCACCGCACGACAGGTACAGCGGGACTACACCTTCACCAACCCGCAGTACCGGCAGGAACACCGCGCAGATGACAGTGCCATCGCCCATCAGTCCCGGGATTATGAGCGCTTCGACTACCCCGGCCGTTACAAGCGCGATGTGGTCGGCGTCCCCTTCACCGCCACGCGACTCACGGCCCTGCGCCATGACGCCCGTATTGCCGAGGTAGAGGGCGACGATGTGCGGCTGCAACCAGGCCTGAGCTTCACCCTCATCGAACACCCCCGCAAAGACCTCAACACACACTGGCGCGTGATGCGCGTGCATCACGAGGGGAGCCAATTCACCAGCCTGCAAGAAGAAGCTGCCGGAGCCGAACAGGGAACGCGCTACTCGCAGGAAGCCGTGCTGGTGCCCGGCCGGATCGAATGGCGACCTGCGCCGCTGGACAAACCGCGCATCGATGGCCCGCACATGGCCACCGTCGTCGGTCCACCCGGCGAGGAGATCTATTGTGACGAATGGGGACGGGTCAAGGTCAGCTTCCCCTGGGATCGCGAGAGCAGAAACAACGAGTTCAGCTCCTGCTGGGTGCGCGTATCACAAGGTTGGGCAGGCGGCAGCTGGGGCTCGATGGCTATCCCACGCATCGGCCAGGACGTGATCATCCAGTACGTCAACGCCGACCCCGACCAGCCGATGATCACCGGGCGCACCTACTGCGGGGATCAACTGCCGCCCTACGAGCTGCCGGAACACAAGACGCGCATGACCATCAAGAGTCAGACCCACAAGGGTAATGGCTTCAACGAACTGCGTTTCGAAGATGAACTGGGTCGGCAGGAAGTGTACGTGCATGCCGAAAGGAACATGAATACCAAGGTCAAACATGACCAGACCCTTAACGTCGGCAATGATCGCGCCACTGCGACAGGCCGCGACCAAAACACCAGCATTGCGCGTGACGAGACTATCGATACGGGACGTGATCGCCGCGATCATGTTCACCAAGACCGATTCACCAGCATCGACCGCAACGATATCCATACCATTGGCAACACAAGCCGCATCACCATTGCCGCCGACCACAGCCTGAGTATCGGCGGCAATCAGTCGCTCGTCATCGAAGGTACGCGCGCCATTGAAGCCCGTACTGCACAACGCCTGCTGACCCGGTATTACATGCTTCAGGGCACGGAACGCATCCACATCCGTGGCCCGAGCGGCAAGATCATCCTCGATACCAACGGCATCACTATCGAGGCTCCCAACATCCACTTCAAAGGCAATGTCACCTACCAGACACCTGTGCAGGCCCAGGTCGAAGCCATCGAGGCCGCCATTCGAGAAGGCTCACCGCTGATTGAAGAATGCCCCTTTGCCGGGAAGGACGACGCATGA